The following proteins are encoded in a genomic region of Mustelus asterias unplaced genomic scaffold, sMusAst1.hap1.1 HAP1_SCAFFOLD_4381, whole genome shotgun sequence:
- the LOC144491078 gene encoding ephrin type-A receptor 1-like — protein MTFGEQPYGDRSNQEVLKVVEEGYRLSAPRNCPVPLSNLMQECWSHNKTERPTFGEILSQLQTIQTNPSSLEQPTDFNTRETLRLPSCSGSEGIPYRSVAEWLEALRMRRYIDNFASEGLDTMESILELSADDLRAMGIALPGHQKRILCSIQGFKE, from the exons ATGACCTTCGGAGAACAACCCTACGGAGACCGATCCAATCAGGAG GTACTGAAGGTAGTGGAGGAAGGTTACAGATTATCCGCCCCAAGGAACTGCCCCGTTCCCCTCTCCAACCTGATGCAGGAATGTTGGAGCCACAACAAAACTGAGAGACCAACGTTCGGGGAGATTCTGAGTCAACTTCAGACAATACAGACCAATCCTAGTTCCCTGGAACAACCTACTGACTTCAATACCAG GGAGACGTTGCGGTTACCGAGCTGCAGTGGGTCGGAAGGTATTCCGTACCGGAGTGTcgctgagtggctggaggcccTGAGGATGAGGCGATACATCGACAACTTTGCCAGCGAGGGACTGGACACCATGGAATCCATCTTGGAGCTTAGCGCTGA TGACCTGAGAGCCATGGGCATCGCTCTACCCGGGCACCAGAAGAGGATTCTCTGCAGCATCCAGGGGTTtaaggagtga